A genomic region of Arvicola amphibius chromosome X, mArvAmp1.2, whole genome shotgun sequence contains the following coding sequences:
- the Pabpc5 gene encoding polyadenylate-binding protein 5: MGSGEPNTAGKKKKYLKAALYVGDLAPDVTEDMLYKKFRPAGPLRFTRICRDPVTRKPLGYGYVNFRFPADAEWALNTMNFDLINGKPFRLMWSQPDDRLRKSGVGNIFIKNLDKSIDNRALFYLFSAFGNILSCKVVCDDNGSKGYAYVHFDSLAAANRAIWHMNGVRLNNRQLYVGRFKFPEERAAEVRTRDRATFTNVFVKNFGDDMDDEKLKELFSKYGPTESVKVIRDASGKSKGFGFVRFGTHEAAQKAVLDLNGKSIDGKVLYVGRAQKKIERLAELRRRFERLKLKEKSRPPGVPIYIKNLDETIDDEKLKKEFSSFGSISRAKVMMEVEQGKGFGVVCFSSFEEATKAVDEMNGRVVGSKPLNVTLGQARGRW; the protein is encoded by the coding sequence ATGGGGAGTGGGGAACCTAATACTGCTGGCAAGAAAAAGAAGTACCTCAAGGCTGCCCTGTATGTGGGTGACTTGGCCCCTGATGTCACAGAGGACATGCTCTATAAGAAGTTCAGACCTGCTGGCCCTCTACGCTTCACTAGAATCTGCCGTGACCCGGTGACCCGCAAGCCCTTGGGTTATGGCTATGTTAACTTCCGCTTTCCTGCGGATGCTGAGTGGGCCTTGAACACAATGAATTTTGATTTAATTAATGGTAAACCATTTCGCCTCATGTGGTCACAGCCAGATGACCGCTTAAGAAAGTCTGGAGTTGGAAATATATTCATCAAAAACTTGGATAAATCCATAGACAATAGGgccctgttttatttattttctgcttttgggAACATTCTTTCCTGTAAAGTTGTATGTGATGACAATGGCTCTAAGGGTTATGCCTATGTCCACTTTGATAGCCTTGCTGCTGCCAATAGGGCTATCTGGCACATGAACGGAGTCCGGCTCAACAACCGTCAGTTGTATGTGGGCCGATTCAAATTTCCTGAAGAGAGAGCAGCTGAAGTCAGAACAAGGGATAGAGCAACATTTACCAATGTTTTCGTGAAAAACTTTGGAGATGACATGGATGATGAAAAACTAAAGGAACTTTTCAGTAAATATGGTCCAACAGAGAGTGTTAAAGTAATAAGAGATGCCAGTGGGAAATCTAAAGGCTTTGGATTTGTAAGATTTGGGACACATGAAGCTGCCCAAAAAGCTGTGCTAGACCTGAATGGCAAGTCAATAGACGGAAAAGTCCTATATGTAGGGagagcacagaaaaaaattgaacGCTTGGCTGAGTTAAGGCGGAGATTTGAAAggctgaaattaaaagaaaaaagtaggcCTCCAGGAGTGCCCATCTATATTAAGAACCTGGATGAGACCATCGATGatgaaaaactgaagaaagaattttcttcctttggaTCAATTAGTCGAGCCAAAGTGATGATGGAAGTGGAACAAGGCAAAGGGTTTGGTGTTGTCTGCTTCTCTTCTTTTGAAGAGGCTACCAAAGCAGTAGATGAGATGAATGGTCGTGTAGTAGGCTCTAAACCACTAAATGTCACTCTGGGCCAAGCAAGGGGCAGGTGGTGA